TTTGGCCTGATCATATTCCTGCTGACTGATCTTTTTGTTGTCTAACATAGTATAAAGAACGGTATCGCGTCTTTCCTTGGCCTGGTCTTTATGGGTATAAGGATTATACTCATTTGGTGCTTGAGGCATACCAGCTAATAATGCAGTTTGAGGTAAACTCAATTCATTTAGGGACTTTCCATAATAATTTTCTGCAGCAGTCTCCATTCCATACAGACCGTTAGCCATATAAACCTTATTTATATAATAAGTTAAAATCTCTTCTTTTGATTTTTTCTTTTCTAATTGAAGAGCTAGCCAAGCTTCCTGGGCTTTTCGTTTAAAGTTTTTATCAGCATCTTTTGTTGAGAAATAAGTTAATTTGATTAACTGCTGGGTTAATGTACTCCCGCCTTGTAGACCAGAACTGCGGTGTTTTAAGTTTGAAAAAGCTGAACCGGCAATTCGAATAGGATCGACACCAGCATGTTTATAAAATCGACGATCCTCAACAGAAGTAATTGAATTTTTTAATAATTGAGGAATATCATTTGGTTGAATCAATTCCCGTTTTTCTGCACCTAGGTCTTCAAAAACTTCATTATTCATATCATATAATTTTGAAGAAGTAGTGGCATTCAACCTTGTATCAGACAATCCTGGCGCATTGTGTGCATAATAGACAAATAAGCCAGTCCCTGCCAAAAGGCCAATAAATAGGATAAAAATTAGACTTAAGAAAATTTTTATAATCCCATGTTTCTTTTTTCCATTTCTCATAGGAGGCTCATTTTTATGTGAATATCTAGATGAGCGTGTGTCTGATTTTTCAGTTGCCATATTTGTAACTCCTTTAAATAATTACTTCCAGTTTTTTACTTCTTTTGATTTTTTTATATTTAAAATATGTAGATCAACAGCTTTTAAATAGGGAATGGGGGGAGTGAGTTCACAGGGAATTTCAATGCCTTCCTTTTCTATTAAAGCCAGAGGCAGTGACTTTTTTCCCGTATTACTTTGTTGATTCCAATGAAAGATGAGCTTTGAGCCTTCGAAAAAAAAACAACGTCGTAAAGATGAAAACCAAAGCAGAACAAAACATATGCCTTGTTGTTTTAAACATTGGTTAATATGTTTAATTTGATGAGAATGAAAATTACTAAAAGGAAAAGAAGTTTTATTTTTTGTCTCTTTTGCTTCGAAATCAATATAATAGCCTTGATAAACACCATTATAATCCGTGGTAGATGCCTGACGAAAATAAGCTTCCTTAATGACTGCAGCACTGCGGCGTGGATAATCTACCTTTACCACCTGAATAGGTGTAGGCTTCTTATGAATGACAGCCAGTCCATGATTTAAATAATACAGATTACTTTGGTTAATCGACTCTTCAAATTCCATTCCACGTTTGCCAAATTGAATGTTCTGTTTGGTTTTTTCTTGTATTTTTTTTTGTTCTCCGTCATGATTGTTTTTAAAGGAAGTACCATTAGGATAATGGAATACCATTTTATCACACTCCTAGACATATTATAGCAAAAAATCAAAGGGAAAGAAAAGGCTAGTTCAATGAATATTATAAAAAGATTATATATTACTGGATATAAAAGTGCAGAATTAGGTATTTTTCAAGCAAATGATCCAAAAATTTCTATTATTAAACAATGCTTGGAAAAACAATTGATATCTTATCTAGAAAATGGGCTAAATTGGGTAATTATTTCTGTAAACTTAGGTATTGAAATCTGGGCAGCAGAGGTGGTAGAAGAGCTGAAGAAAAACTATCCAGAGCTAAAACTTAGCATTATTTATCCCTTCAAAGATTTTGGTAGTAATTGGAACGAACAAAATAAAGAACAACAAAAAAAGATAGAAAATCTTGCTGATTATTGTAATTCAGTCAGCCACCAACCTTATTATCCACCTATCCAATATCAAAATCATACAAAATTTTTATTAGAGCATACGGATGGTTGTCTAGTTATTTATGACCCTGAGTATCCTGGAAAAACTGCCTATTTTTTAGAAAAGGCCCAACAATTTTCTAAAAAAAGAAATTATACTATTCAGCAGATTACTATGGATGACTTACAAAACTGTCAAAATTATGAAGAATATAATTGATTTTCTATACATATTTGGGTACAATGATAATGCTGTGAAATTTAATCGGTAAATAATTAACGAGGTGTAAATATGGCAAACTTGGTATACAGTCCTAAAGATATATTACAAAAAGAATTTAAGCAAAGAATGCGCGGGTATGATCCAATTGAAGTCGATGAATTTTTAGACAATGTAATCAAAGATTATGAAGCTTACAATAAAGAAATCCTAACCTTGCAAGAAGAAAATAATCGATTAAAAGCAAAATTGGAACAAATGTCAAAAGTCCAACAAGCTGCTCCAAGAGCATCACAAGAAGCACCAAAAAGTGCAGCAGTGACAAATTTTGACATTTTAAAACGCTTATCTAATCTAGAACGCGAAGTGTTCGGTAAAAAATTAGATGATTCTTCAACAACGGTTGCTTCTCGCATGCAACAACATACAACAACTTACGACAACGATATTGACAACTCAGAAACACGTCAATTTTAATATTAAGTTTGCTTATTATTTTATTCTCGCATTAAATATTCAGACAAAGAATTAGTATTAATAAAATTAACTTTGTAATTTTCGGGTGATCGCGGTCTATATTATATAGGCTGAGGAAAGTCCATGCTCGCACAGGCTGAGATGTCTGTAGTGTTCGTGCTTAGCAAAACCATAAGCTAAGGTATCTCTAAAGAGATAACGGCAGAGAAAATGGCTAAGGGAAACTATGCCAAAGTACTCTATAAAGTGTCACAGTGACGAAGCGACTTGGAAACAAGATCGGTGGAACGCGATAAACCCCTCGAGCGAGCAACCCAAACAATGGTAGGGGCACTCTTCTAAAGGAAATGAACGAGTAGAAGAGACAGAAATTTTTCTGTAGATAGATGATGACCCTCTAAATTCTTTTCCTGAGAGAATCTAGAGACAGAACATGGCTTATAGAAAATTACAATGAATCAGGAACAAAATAGTAACCAATGCAATTGATAACCATATATAAAATGATGAATAACTGCTAAATTTAATTTTATTTTTATCAACATTTTGCTGAATAATTTACCTAGGAAAAGAAATACAAAAGAAATATTATGAGTACTTTTAATAACCTGACGATCAAAATGTCTAATTATTTGAAGTTAGAAAAAAGGGTGTGGGATTTCATTTCTTCTCACATCCTTTTTTTAGAATGAAAAATTATTTTAAAATGCTAGCTTAGACAAATATATAGAAATAAACATATAAAAAAGAGGAAAAAATATGACAAATGAGAAAATTTTTAATTTGATGGCAACTTCTGCAAGTGGCATTGAAGCATTAGTCGGTAAGGAACTCCGTGCTTTAGATATTCCTTGTCAGGTAGAAAATGGCAAGGCATTATTTCAAGGAACCCAGACAACAATTGCGACCACCAATTTATGGTTACGGACAGCTGATCGTATTAAAATAGTTATTGGTGAATTTTCGGCTTTAAGTTTTGATGAATTGTTTGAAAAGGTTAAGGCATTACCATGGGAGGATTATTTACCTCTGGGTGCAAAATTTCCTGTAGCAGGAAAATCAATTAAATCTAAATTATACAGTGTGCCAGATTGTCAGGCAATCACTAAAAAAGCAATTGTCGAACGGTTAAAAAGTGTTTATCATCGACCAAGTACAACCCCTTTGCCTGAAACGGGTGCTCTTTTTCAAATTGAAGTTGCCTTATTAAAAGATCAAGTGACACTGACAATAGATACAACAGGACCTAGTTTATTTAAACGAGGATATCGTTTAGAAAAAGGAGGCGCGCCTTTAAAAGAAACTATGGCGGCTGCCTTGGTAATGTTAACAAATTGGCGAAAGGATCGGCCATTTTATGATCCAGTTTGCGGTTCAGGTACTATTTGTATTGAAGCTGCTTTAATTGGCCGTAATATTGCTCCAGGCTTTAATCGTAGTTTTACTTGTGAAACTTGGGATTGGTTTGATGAACCTATTTTTAAAGCAGTTCGTGAAAAAGCTAAATATCAAGCTGATTATGAAATTGAACTAGATATTACTGGATCAGATATTAATGGTAAAATGATTGATATTGCACATCGAAATGCACAAGAAGCAAACTTGGAGTCTTCCATCACATTTAAACAATTGGCAGTGAAAGATTTTAAAACAACAAAAGATTATGGTGTCATGGTTGCTAACCCACCCTATGGTGAACGTCTGGGTGAGGAAGAGACGGTTCATCAACTTTATAAAGAACTAGGAAAAGTTTTTCAGCCATTAGACACTTGGAGTAAATATATATTAACAAGCGATCTTGGTTTTGAAACGGACTATGGAGAAAAAGCAACAAAAAAACGTAAATTATACAATGGTGCACTACGGATAGATTTGTTTCAATATTGGGGAAAACGTCTACCTAGAAAGAATTCATGATAAAACGTCTTGCAACTTTAAGTTTACTAAATTTTTATTTTTAATAAAATGACTAGATTATTGGTAATCGTTATTGTAAGAAGTTTTTTCTGCTTGATGATTTAATTATTAATAAAAAATTCATCTTTTATCTCATTTATAATTAAACGACATGATGAGAAGAGCCTTCCTTTTATTGAATAAAACAGAGTAAAACATTAAATTTAAAATTTAAACAATCAAAAAATTTGAATCATGAATTTTTTGATTGTTTAATTAGAGATAAGGTTGTATGCTTTTAAAAGATACAAACAGCTAGTCAGGAGTTGAATATCGGTGATGTTATCTATTGATGAATATTTAAAAGCTGGAGAAACGACAATTTCTAATTTAGTTATTGAGAATTATCAAAGATTGGGATTAACAGATGAAGAGTTTTTATTTTGGCTTCAATTATTTCGTTCACAAAATACAGGTGATTTATTTCCTAATTTGACAGCTATTAGTCAGATAATGGGTAAATCTCCAGGTAAGATTTACCAATTATTGAACCAATTGGTAAACAAGGGGTTCATTATTATACGTACCAAACAAAATACCCAAGGTAGAATGATGGATACTTATGATTTATTCCCTATTTTTCAAAAAATTTATGGATTAAAGCAACAAGCCAAACAAGAATCAGCCACATCTGTAGATAAAGTTCGCCAATTGTATCAAACGTTTGAAAAAGAATTCGCACGGCAGTTATCTCCCATTGAACTTGAAACCATTGGTCAATGGCTAGAAGTAGACCATTATCAACCTGAAATCATTTGTTTAGCATTAAAAGAAGCCGTCTTAAATCAGGTCTATAGCTTGAAGTATATTGATCGTATTCTTCTAACCTGGGAAAGAAAAAATCTGACAACAAAAGAACAAATTGCTGAAGATCGGAAAAGAAGAAAACAATCGTTATTACAAAAAGAAATTACTGAAAATCAAAAAGAACAGACAAATGCAGCAACAAAAATAACTTTACATAATTGGTTAAATCCAGAGGAAGATAGTTAGGAGGCTCTTAAATGCTTTCTAAAGAGAAAACAATGGAAGCAATCAATATTATGTATGAAATGTTTCCAAATGCTAAAGGGGAGCTAAATCGCAAGAATCCATTTGAATATCTTATTGCCGTTAGTCTAAGTGCTCAAACTACAGATGTTTCTGTAAATAAAGTAACACCAGCCTTATTTGCCGCTTATCCAACGCCAGAAGCTCTAGCAAATGCACCGATTGAAGCAATTATAGAAAAAATAAAAACAATTGGATTATACAGAAATAAAGCAAAAAATATTAAGGCATGTGCTGAACAATTAGTTGAACGATTTGATAGTCAGGTACCTCAAACGCATAAGGAACTAATGAGTTTGCCAGGAGTAGGTCAAAAAACAGCAAATGTTGTTATGGCAGATATGTTTAATGAACCCTCATTAGCTGTAGATACACACGTAGAAAGAGTTTCTAAACGGTTACGTTTTTGTTCGTTAAAAGCGAACGTTTCACAGGTAGAAGAGACGCTTAAAAAAAAGGTACCTAAGCATTTATGGATAAAAACACATCATACATTGATTTTTTTTGGCCGCTATCATTGCTTTGCTAGAAATCCTAAGTGTCCAGTTTGTCCTTTGCTTTATATGTGTCCGGAAGGTAAAAAGCGTTTGAAAGTAAAAAATGATTAATTCCTTTGAAAGTAAGATCGAGTACTTTTAAATCTTTTAAGAACAAATGAATCCATTCAGCAATAGTTTTTTGAATAAAAAATATAAATTTCATGTAATATTGATGAAAGTTTCTATCAAGTAAATTAATTCGATAAGTAGGATTATATGTTAGATTCCATTAATTTTTTATAGAATTTTTTAATACTTTGTTGGTTATCATTCTATTGTCTTTATTTATAAATCATAATAAAAACTTAGCATGAGCGTATATTGTAACGTTTGTATGCTAAGTTTTTAATTGATTAATTAATTAATACCTATTACAAAATTAAATAATTTGTCAGAGTAGGTTGGATGTTTTAAATCAGTCTGCATGGTCTTCTTTAAAATCGTTAGCTCATCAGTCATAATGCCATCAACCCCATAAAACATTAACCGTTTCATCCCAGCTTTATCATTTACCGTCCATGCAAAAACTTTTTTTTCCATCTTCATGGGCGGCATTAATAAAGTTTCGGTTGAGCGTGCTGTATTCCATTGAAAAGAAATCAACTGGCCCAATTGGTGGTCCCACAACATTAAAGGGAACAATATAGCCAACATAAAATCGAGGCTCTTTTTGTTTCAATTGAATGGCTGTTTCATAAGTTAATGTATGAATAAAATGATGTTCCTTCAAAATAATCGTTCGATATTTTTTAATAAATAGATCGATTACATCCGATGTGTCTTGTTTGGTTGTTTTAATTTCAATGATTAATTTTTGATTCAAATTTTTAGCAGTTTTTAAATAGTCATCAAATGAACAAATAGAAGCTGTTTTTCCATTTTCCTTAACGGTGAGTGCCTGTAGTTCTTTAAGTGTTAACTGGTTTACTCGTTTTTTTATCCCAGCTAACTGGTCTAAGTCAAAGTCATGCATGACAACGAATTGCTTGTCTTTTGTTTCATAAATATCCATTTCTACATAGTTGGGTTTTGCTTTACTGGTACTTATGAGAGCAGGTAAGGTGTTTTGCACACCATTAGTCCCATTTACACCACGATGAGAAATTGCTAATGGATAAATTTTTGAGGCAGAACGTAGATAATTGGCATTATAGATGACTACACCAATACTAAAAAGAAACGTCATAATCAATAGCAAACTTTTTCCTTTTCGTGTATAAGAAAACTTTTTCTTTTTTTTCACTGAGAACCATTCTGGTAAATCTGGAAGTAATTGATTCACCGACATATTTTCAATAATAATATAGAGAATACTTAAAGAGGATAAGACTATATTTAATAAAAACAGGCATTGCAATAAGGTCATTGCAATAACAGCACTGATAAATGAATAGGAACTAAAAAATTGTTCAACAAACCACTGCCCTAAAAAAATTAGCAAGGAAGCAATTAGCAAGAGAAGAATAATAAAAAGCCAAATAGCTAACATTTGAATTACAAGGCGCCAGGTTTGATGACGTGTTTTTTTCCAACTTATTTTGAGTGATTGACAAAATGAAATCGATCGAACTAAGATTAATTGTGGCAATGCAAAAATGAGTCGAATACCAAGATAAGTTATAACTAGATAATAAAGTATATAGATAGAGATAAGAATTACCCGATTAGCAAAAATAAAATCTAGGATAAAAGCAGGTATTTTTATTTTAGCTAAAACATCCGAATGAAAATTTATATAACTAATTGGTAAGATTAAAAAGAAATAAAATAAAAAAAATAAAAAAGTAAGTGGCCGAATTTTCTTAATTTGTAGCAATGTTCCATGAATGAGCTGCAAAACCGTAATAGGCTGCTTTTTTTTTATAAAAAAAACGGTTAGTAATAAAAAAGTAAACTCAAAAAAAGCAGCTAGAACAACGACAATTAATAAAAGAGTGAGAAAAAACAAAGCAAATGGATGATCAGTAATA
The genomic region above belongs to Melissococcus plutonius ATCC 35311 and contains:
- the nth gene encoding endonuclease III, with protein sequence MLSKEKTMEAINIMYEMFPNAKGELNRKNPFEYLIAVSLSAQTTDVSVNKVTPALFAAYPTPEALANAPIEAIIEKIKTIGLYRNKAKNIKACAEQLVERFDSQVPQTHKELMSLPGVGQKTANVVMADMFNEPSLAVDTHVERVSKRLRFCSLKANVSQVEETLKKKVPKHLWIKTHHTLIFFGRYHCFARNPKCPVCPLLYMCPEGKKRLKVKND
- the recU gene encoding Holliday junction resolvase RecU, whose product is MVFHYPNGTSFKNNHDGEQKKIQEKTKQNIQFGKRGMEFEESINQSNLYYLNHGLAVIHKKPTPIQVVKVDYPRRSAAVIKEAYFRQASTTDYNGVYQGYYIDFEAKETKNKTSFPFSNFHSHQIKHINQCLKQQGICFVLLWFSSLRRCFFFEGSKLIFHWNQQSNTGKKSLPLALIEKEGIEIPCELTPPIPYLKAVDLHILNIKKSKEVKNWK
- a CDS encoding THUMP domain-containing class I SAM-dependent RNA methyltransferase, which translates into the protein MTNEKIFNLMATSASGIEALVGKELRALDIPCQVENGKALFQGTQTTIATTNLWLRTADRIKIVIGEFSALSFDELFEKVKALPWEDYLPLGAKFPVAGKSIKSKLYSVPDCQAITKKAIVERLKSVYHRPSTTPLPETGALFQIEVALLKDQVTLTIDTTGPSLFKRGYRLEKGGAPLKETMAAALVMLTNWRKDRPFYDPVCGSGTICIEAALIGRNIAPGFNRSFTCETWDWFDEPIFKAVREKAKYQADYEIELDITGSDINGKMIDIAHRNAQEANLESSITFKQLAVKDFKTTKDYGVMVANPPYGERLGEEETVHQLYKELGKVFQPLDTWSKYILTSDLGFETDYGEKATKKRKLYNGALRIDLFQYWGKRLPRKNS
- the gpsB gene encoding cell division regulator GpsB, producing MANLVYSPKDILQKEFKQRMRGYDPIEVDEFLDNVIKDYEAYNKEILTLQEENNRLKAKLEQMSKVQQAAPRASQEAPKSAAVTNFDILKRLSNLEREVFGKKLDDSSTTVASRMQQHTTTYDNDIDNSETRQF
- a CDS encoding SLOG family protein, whose product is MNIIKRLYITGYKSAELGIFQANDPKISIIKQCLEKQLISYLENGLNWVIISVNLGIEIWAAEVVEELKKNYPELKLSIIYPFKDFGSNWNEQNKEQQKKIENLADYCNSVSHQPYYPPIQYQNHTKFLLEHTDGCLVIYDPEYPGKTAYFLEKAQQFSKKRNYTIQQITMDDLQNCQNYEEYN
- a CDS encoding DnaD domain protein; protein product: MLSIDEYLKAGETTISNLVIENYQRLGLTDEEFLFWLQLFRSQNTGDLFPNLTAISQIMGKSPGKIYQLLNQLVNKGFIIIRTKQNTQGRMMDTYDLFPIFQKIYGLKQQAKQESATSVDKVRQLYQTFEKEFARQLSPIELETIGQWLEVDHYQPEIICLALKEAVLNQVYSLKYIDRILLTWERKNLTTKEQIAEDRKRRKQSLLQKEITENQKEQTNAATKITLHNWLNPEEDS